A genomic stretch from Sphingobacterium sp. ML3W includes:
- a CDS encoding DUF2264 domain-containing protein has protein sequence MKRRSVLKLLSGAGVGALTASLPMGVKASVLSDESISYAGNDRAYWVSILSKMATPILDNISKQQWRKKMPMEVSPTFDNRDSGVGYLEAFGRLLAGMAPWLALPDDSSEEGKLRKKLRDQALLGIQYGVDPQSPDYFTWRGPSSQTLVDAAHLALAFLRAPKALWEPLDQVTKKRVVEEFKLLRKIKPNESNWLLFAAMTETFLYSAGEECAREKIDYAVNKFDQEWYVGDGWYSDGAHFSFDHYNGYVIHCMQVESLRHNISAGGKYKEMYERAYKRMQRYAHHLERMISPEGYYVVVGRSSTYKNAAFQPLASVALENKLPDDISKGQVRAALTAVLRHIYIDKTFAPSGWLRMGVVGDQQSNLADYYTNAGSMYVASLSFLPLGLPATDEFWTCVPQKWTSQKCWSAEQFPKDYYVSY, from the coding sequence ATGAAGAGAAGATCTGTATTAAAATTGTTGAGCGGTGCTGGCGTTGGTGCATTGACGGCCTCGTTGCCAATGGGGGTGAAGGCAAGTGTTTTATCTGATGAAAGTATAAGTTATGCAGGGAATGACCGTGCTTATTGGGTTTCAATACTAAGCAAGATGGCCACACCTATATTGGATAATATCAGCAAGCAGCAATGGCGCAAGAAGATGCCTATGGAGGTAAGTCCTACTTTTGACAATAGAGATTCGGGCGTAGGTTACCTCGAGGCTTTTGGTCGATTGCTGGCAGGTATGGCTCCTTGGCTGGCTTTGCCGGATGATAGTTCCGAAGAAGGAAAACTACGTAAGAAATTACGTGATCAAGCCTTATTGGGCATTCAATATGGTGTAGATCCTCAATCCCCGGATTATTTTACATGGCGAGGTCCTTCATCGCAAACGCTGGTAGATGCAGCACATCTCGCCCTTGCGTTCCTAAGGGCACCCAAAGCACTTTGGGAACCATTGGATCAGGTAACAAAGAAAAGGGTTGTCGAAGAATTCAAACTATTACGTAAGATTAAACCTAATGAAAGTAACTGGTTACTTTTTGCGGCAATGACCGAAACTTTCCTATATAGTGCTGGCGAGGAATGTGCGCGTGAGAAAATAGACTATGCGGTCAATAAATTTGATCAGGAATGGTACGTTGGAGATGGTTGGTATAGTGATGGGGCACATTTTAGCTTTGACCATTACAATGGCTATGTGATCCATTGCATGCAAGTGGAATCACTTCGTCATAATATTTCTGCAGGAGGGAAATATAAAGAAATGTATGAACGCGCATATAAACGCATGCAGCGTTATGCTCATCATTTAGAACGGATGATATCGCCTGAAGGATATTATGTGGTTGTGGGGCGTTCGTCTACCTATAAAAATGCAGCGTTTCAACCTTTGGCAAGTGTAGCCTTAGAAAATAAATTACCAGATGATATTTCAAAAGGTCAAGTGAGGGCAGCCCTGACTGCAGTACTCAGACACATCTATATTGACAAAACTTTCGCTCCGTCGGGATGGCTTCGTATGGGGGTGGTTGGAGACCAGCAGTCAAATTTGGCCGACTATTATACCAACGCTGGATCAATGTATGTGGCATCGCTGTCGTTCCTCCCGTTAGGATTACCCGCTACGGATGAGTTCTGGACATGTGTCCCACAGAAATGGACATCGCAGAAATGCTGGAGTGCAGAACAGTTTCCGAAAGATTATTATGTTAGTTACTAA